A stretch of Babesia bigemina genome assembly Bbig001, chromosome : III DNA encodes these proteins:
- a CDS encoding ER lumen protein retaining receptor, putative, which yields MPMNVFRLAGDMCHLASLIILILKLKLSKNCLGISSRMQELYFIVFASRYLDLLFYYISLYNTVFKVLFLLTTAYTVYLIRFSAPIAQTYNRKMDRFPYEKYLLGPVFVLAVFTTNRYRVLDIMWTYSIWLESVAILPQLTMLYQQREVENITSHYVVTMGLYRALYLLNWGYRYFFETPPYICKVCWIAGIIQTALYADFFYYFAKSKWYGKRLVLPFTGDV from the coding sequence ATGCCAATGAACGTTTTTAGGCTCGCGGGCGACATGTGCCACCTGGCCAGTCTGATCATCCTGATCCTCAAGCTCAAGCTCTCCAAGAACTGCCTAGGTATTTCGAGCCGTATGCAAGAGCTGTACTTCATCGTGTTCGCGTCCAGGTACCTGGACCTGCTATTCTACTACATCAGCCTGTACAACACCGTCTTCAAGGTGCTGTTCCTCCTAACGACTGCCTACACGGTGTACCTCATCCGCTTCTCCGCGCCGATCGCACAGACGTACAACCGCAAGATGGACCGCTTCCCGTACGAGAAGTACCTGCTGGGCCCCGTGTTCGTGCTCGCGGTCTTCACGACCAACAGGTACCGCGTGCTCGACATCATGTGGACGTACTCCATCTGGCTGGAGAGCGTGGCGATCCTGCCGCAGCTGACCATGCTCTACCAGCAGCGTGAAGTGGAGAACATCACCTCCCACTACGTCGTGACGATGGGCTTGTACCGCGCGCTTTACCTGCTCAACTGGGGTTATCGCTACTTCTTCGAGACGCCGCCCTACATCTGCAAGGTCTGCTGGATCGCCGGCATCATCCAGACGGCCCTGTACGCCGACTTTTTCTACTACTTTGCGAAGTCTAAGTGGTACGGAAAGCGGCTCGTGCTGCCATTCACTGGCGACGTGTGA
- a CDS encoding membrane protein, putative, which produces MFGTAWLSRLQLRSAPSLRLPFNPGRLRVLLPRMRLARLIASVLNREWLLTIIGALTLALWLYYELCYVALVCPYYTGSELPSLLDKFRTIGKTYRPTFYMFAPYCQWMYLSCFCKITRRYRILLDTAAEASSLSISFCAKVGSALLRAVLRCFLFRRIYRDQAEVTVREFVEAHNGAVVVLDYYLPRWATNFCSSCGKFKQQSCWWAGSSRTKAATAGSAYPQTTDEAESSRRVVNTQLEAPNLHEIRAHEGAHQDDVRRAEVARDVPLQVSKDVLKSPNLDGSARSSDRDEPLDDFSLSGKPVPPSDARNAEDVVGPPRKLLRGVIAVIGDVSMSYSVCNQALNCNCGQPVTSEEETEQFACTGCETSGLEDSKGLNLDPPGLPVVRCLISDALEIGFACVQIHLNVNLGMASEAFPTWTGLRCFPVSLYSDALLDLNSGLKRISERYPSLPLCCVGVGFGSNILMEYMSLGSAGKAVPVVFDPSQDPQKLLINMADRRYTMMRRGQSTDQYDSNESRSDSDTESRVSRKSIERRMAQPVAKAPVEVDQDAPEQDSGVSSSARLPHTADSLASDPRRMSEPVKAVAGHVFSPPAHSMTQDMQQILQNPDDPNYESFAYLSQVIGKINASNSATPRPVPSAASANSAVVTPREGHFGFDEEAEECTYETSVAYPPAQEREVVFDTKRISAAVCVNLNLRTSGNALYKSTRQRQIHNQSMYIRHCFAAFKHHLIALVREVHCHRANGSLQKECYLYRCCHYTRAVARQPWSRRVLLGLRQPIEGFHTVARHYRIEHLLLAAHREYRMSYRHMRRRESGEYVNYRAGIFKRFGARAAMDFKLCALMTLRYVYSHTGHDNRGRVETLSGNPTYKLVNKRIDTNLRIGRAHFYGGINKLINQGSRRPQDPKVHKYIAELINREYTRNVANIRRYFTAITLPTLLISSLDNSMFSWEDVDIFDVLKNPNLVYYICKSGGYATFLSGFFPNTWLSRPVLEFLDEMSSRRVLI; this is translated from the exons ATGTTCGGCACTGCTTGGCTGTCGCGgctccagctgcgcagcgcgccAAGCCTCAGGCTGCCGTTTAACCCGGGCAGGCTGCGCGTGCTGTTGCCGCGTATGCGACTCGCCCGCTTGATAGCGTCCGTGCTCAACCGCGAATGGCTTCTGACGATAATTGGCGCCCTCACGTTGGCGCTATGGCTGTATTACGAGCTGTGTTACGTCGCGCTTGTATGTCCTTACTACACGGGGTCCGAGCTGCCTTCTCTCCTAGACAAGTTCCGTACTATTGGCAAGACGTACCGTCCAACGTTTTACATGTTCGCGCCCTACTGTCAGTGGATGTATTTGTCGTGTTTCTGCAAGATCACTCGCCGTTATCGCATTCTGCTCGACACGGCTGCCGAGGCTAGTTCGCTGTCCATTTCCTTCTGCGCGAAGGTTGGCAGCGCGTTGCTGCGTGCCGTACTGCGTTGCTTCCTCTTCAGACGAATATACCGGGATCAGGCAGAGGTGACCGTGCGCGAATTCGTGGAAGCGCACAACGGCGCCGTCGTTGTGCTGGATTACTACCTGCCACGCTGGGCCACCAACTTTTGCTCTAGCTGCGGGAAGTTCAAGCAGCAAAGCTGCTGGTGGGCGGGGTCTTCGCGAACCAAGGCGGCCACTGCAGGGTCCGCATATCCGCAGACCACGGACGAGGCGGAGTCGTCCCGACGTGTGGTGAATACACAGCTCGAAGCGCCCAACTTGCATGAGATCCGGGCGCACGAAGGTGCGCATCAAGACGACGTACGGAGAGCGGAAGTCGCTCGTGACGTGCCTCTTCAAGTTTCGAAGGACGTCTTGAAGTCGCCCAACCTGGACGGCAGCGCTCGGTCGTCTGACCGCGATGAGCCTCTGGATGACTTTTCGTTGTCTGGAAAGCCTGTGCCACCATCCGATGCAAGGAATGCCGAGGATGTTGTTGGCCCTCCTCGCAAACTGCTCCGCGGAGTTATCGCAGTCATTGGGGACGTCAGCATGTCGTACAGCGTCTGCAACCAGGCGCTGAACTGTAACTGCGGGCAGCCCGTGACTTCGGAGGAAGAAACGGAGCAATTTGCGTGCACAGGATGTGAAACATCCGGCCTCGAGGACAGCAAGGGGCTGAACTTAGACCCCCCCGGCCTCCCCGTTGTGCGCTGCCTTATCAGTGACGCGCTGGAAATCGGTTTCGCTTGCGTTCAGATCCATCTAAACGTGAATCTCGGCATGGCCAGCGAGGCGTTCCCAACGTGGACGGGTCTGCGTTGCTTCCCAGTGTCGCTGTACAGCGACGCGCTTCTCGATCTGAACAGTGGCCTGAAGCGCATAAGCGAACGTTACCCCAGCCTCCCACTGTGCTGTGTCGGCGTGGGCTTCGGGTCAAACATCTTGATGGAGTACATGTCCCTAGGGTCAGCGGGCAAGGCTGTTCCGGTTGTGTTTGACCCGTCGCAAGATCCACAGAAGCTGCTGATAAATATGGCCGACCGGAGGtacacgatgatgaggcGCGGGCAATCGACGGACCAGTACGACAGCAACGAATCACGGAGCGACAGTGACACCGAGTCCCGCGTATCCAGGAAGTCTATTGAGCGTCGTATGGCGCAACCAGTGGCCAAAGCGCCCGTGGAAGTCGATCAGGACGCACCCGAACAAGACTCGGGTGTCAGCTCGTCGGCAAGGCTGCCGCATACTGCGGACTCTCTTGCTTCAGACCCCCGCCGCATGTCGGAACCTGTGAAAGCGGTTGCAGGGCATGTATTCAGCCCGCCTGCACATTCGATGACACAAGACATGCAGCAGATCCTACAGAATCCAGACGACCCCAACTACGAGTCGTTTGCGTACCTCAGCCAGGTGATTGGGAAGATCAACGCGAGCAACAGCGCCACGCCCAGACCCGTTCCGTCTGCCGCCTCTGCGAACAGCGCGGTAGTGACCCCCAGGGAGGGTCATTTCGGTTTCGACGAAGAGGCTGAGGAATGCACGTACGAGACCAGTGTGGCCTACCCCCCCGCGCAGGAAAGAGAGGTGGTGTTTGACACGAAACGCATTTCCGCTGCGGTGTGCGTGAACCTGAACCTCCGCACGAGTGGCAATGCGCTGTACAAGTCCACGAGGCAGCGGCAGATACACAACCAGAGCATGTATATCCGCCACTGTTTCGCCGCCTTCAAGCACCACCTCATCGCGCTGGTGAGGGAGGTGCACTGCCACCGGGCGAACGGGTCGCTTCAGAAGGAGTGTTACCTGTACCGTTGTTGCCACTATACACGTGCAGTGGCGCGACAGCCATGGTCCCGTCGCGTCTTGCTAGGGCTGCGGCAGCCCATCGAGGGCTTCCACACTGTCGCCAGGCACTACAGGATCGAGCACCTTCTGCTGGCCGCCCACCGCGAGTATCGTATGTCGTACCGCCACATGAGGCGTCGTGAGTCAGGTGAGTACGTGAACTACCGTGCGGGTATTTTCAAACGCTTCGGCGCGCGTGCCGCCATGGATTTTAAGCTGTGCGCGCTAATGACCCTCCGTTACGTCTACAGCCACACGGGCCACGACAACCGAGGTCGCGTGGAGACGTTATCGGGCAATCCGACGTACAAGCTGGTGAACAAGCGCATTGACACTAACCTGCGCATCGGCCGGGCGCACTTTTACGGCGGCATCAACAAGCTGATAAACCAGGGCAGCCGCCGCCCGCAGGACCCCAAGGTGCACAAGTACATAGCGGAGCTGATAAACCGCGAGTACACTCGGAATGTTGCGAACATCCGTCGCTACTTCACAGCGATTACCCTGCCGACTCTGCTCATATCCTCGCTGGACAACTCGATGTTCTCGTGGGAGGACGTGGACATTTTCGACGTGTTAAAGAACCCGAACCTCGTGTACTACATATGCAAGAGCGGCGGCTACGCGACTTTCCTTTCGG GCTTCTTCCCCAACACGTGGCTGAGTCGCCCCGTCCTCGAGTTCCTCGACGAGATGTCGAGCCGCCGAGTGCTGATATGA
- a CDS encoding DEAD/DEAH box domain containing protein, putative, whose translation MGSTKVTSRDASAPEDSEAASPSESTQTPRKHDYFTDVLFSDLELSEPLLKGLNELSFERTTEIQAKCIPHLLQGKDVLGKAHTGSGKTLAFLVPLAEVLFQVKFLPRNGTGGLIISPTRELSEQIFSVANDVCKYLPQTIGIVMGGTNRKNEAERLTRGVNILIATPGRLLDHMQNTNGFLYKNLLVFVIDEADRILEIGFEEEMNQIIKLLPKKRQTCLFSATHTSKVEDMVRLSLTNPVFVQACSKDVATVATLEQGYVVCEAENRFMLLFSFLKRHLDKKIMVFFSSGNSVKFHDALLNYIDIPAKSIYGKKQQNKRSGAYFSFCGAKSGILLCTDVAARGWDIPKVDWIVQYDPPADPRDYIHRVGRTARGADGEGKAIMFLMPEELGFLHYLKELKVPLSKYEFELSKIANVQVQLEKLVEKNFYLNRASREAYRSYLHAYLSHSLKDIFNVHSLDLVRVARSFGFSNPPKVDLNIKHADRKKRPREHTESEARREQPSANLLSKKKADKRQFAR comes from the exons ATGGGAAGCACGAAGGTGACGTCGCGCGACGCCTCCGCGCCGGAAGACTCCGAGGCGGCGTCCCCTTCCGAGTCCACGCAAACGCCGAGGAAGCACGACTACTTCACCGACGTCCTGTTCAGCGACTTGGAGCTGTCTGAACCGTTGCTGAAGGGGCTCAACGAGCTCTCCTTCGAGCGCACCACTGAAATTCAGGCCAAGTGCATCCCGCATCTGCTGCAGGGCAAGGACGTCTTGGGAAAGGCCCATACTG GTTCTGGTAAGACCTTGGCATTTTTGGTGCCCCTGGCGGAGGTACTGTTTCAAGTCAAGTTCCTCCCCAGGAATGGTACTGGCGGTCTGATCATATCGCCCACGCGTGAGCTCAGCGAGCAGATTTTCTCCGTCGCCAACGACGTCTGCAAGTACCTGCCGCAGACCATCGGTATCGTGATGGGCGGAACCAATCGCAAGAACGAAGCGGAGCGTCTCACTCGCGGCGTGAACATCCTCATCGCAACTCCCGGAAGACTCCTCGACCACATGCAAAACACCAACGGTTTCCTGTACAAGAACCTGCTGGTGTTCGTGATCGACGAGGCCGACCGCATCCTTGAGATCGGGTTCGAAGAGGAAATGAACCAGATCATCAAGCTGCTGCCAAAGAAGCGCCAAACGTGCTTATTTTCTGCGACTCATACGTCGAAGGTCGAGGACATGGTGCGCCTGTCGCTGACCAACCCGGTGTTCGTCCAG GCGTGCTCCAAAGACGTCGCCACGGTGGCCACGCTGGAACAGGGATACGTGGTATGTGAGGCCGAGAACAGGTTCATGCTGCTGTTCTCTTTCCTGAAGCGTCACCTCGACAAGAAGATTATGGTCTTCTTCAGCAGTGGGAACTCCGTGAAGTTCCACGACGCCCTTTTGAATTACATAGACATACCTGCCAAGTCCATCTACGGCAAGAAGCAGCAGAACAAGAGGTCTGGCGCGTACTTTTCGTTCTGCGGTGCCAAG TCTGGGATCCTGCTGTGCACGGACGTGGCAGCCAGGGGCTGGGATATACCCAAG GTCGATTGGATCGTTCAGTACGACCCCCCAGCAGACCCCCGCGACTACATCCACCGTGTGGGCCGTACGGCCAGGGGCGCCGACGGCGAGGGCAAGGCCATCATGTTCCTGATGCCGGAGGAGTTGGGTTTTCTGCACTATTTGAAGGAGCTGAAGGTTCCGCTGAGCAAGTACGAGTTCGAGCTCAGCAAGATCGCAAACGTGCAAGTGCAGCTGGAGAAGCTGGTGGAGAAGAACTTTTACCTCAACCGCGCGTCCCGCGAGGCGTACAGGTCGTACTTGCATGCGTACCTATCGCACAGCCTTAAGGATATTTTCAACGTGCACTCGCTGgacctggtgagggtggcgCGGTCGTTCGGTTTCTCCAACCCGCCTAAGGTTGACCTCAACATAAAGCACGCCGACCGCAAGAAGCGACCGCGTGAGCACACTGAGAGCGAGGCGCGCCGAGAGCAGCCGTCGGCGAATCTCCTGTCCAAGAAGAAGGCGGACAAGCGCCAGTTCGCGCGCTAA
- a CDS encoding Plasmodium falciparum CPW-WPC domain containing protein, putative, with product MQRRHKLITNASISHINLSRRRKPRRRQSPSRSMCAVSWASKHSRDVQELSEQVEEVAEEGESEEADLDTKAAHEKRQEKFEKLYQNALQNGLEEAKKEYKEFEHGAVEGLDLVGLASEHLKQFWYIGQCRRNYSLPCPNEWSWDDSEKVCTAPADYDGPCEKRKSFDDMDSKAREDYAWRCHASWPCMNDTPIDDSKLCPLEWTKVASTVCIAPTSYDGVCSPIASFQGLSVLEKLKLEHLCSIRWPRLTPEYANQSDIGATAGYAAAGSSSWPSGTIDETGAMVPLDS from the exons ATGCAAAGACGCCATAAATTGATCACAAATGCAAGTATATCGCATATTAATCTG AGCCGCCGCCGGAAACCCCGGCGGAGGCAATCACCAAGTAGGTCGATGTGTGCCGTTTCATGGGCGTCAAAACACTCCAGAGATGTCCAAGAGCTGTCGGAGCAGGTTGAAGAAGTGGCGGAGGAGGGCGAAAGCGAAGAAGCAGACCTAGACACCAAAGCTGCCCACGAGAAG CGCCAGGAGAAATTCGAAAAGTTGTACCAAAACGCTCTTCAAAAT GGGCTGGAGGAGGCCAAGAAGGAGTACAAAGAATTCGAACATGGAGCAGTGGAAGGACTAG ACCTCGTCGGACTCGCGTCGGAGCACCTGAAACAGTTCTGGTACATCGGACAGTGCAGGCGCAATTACTCCCTGCCGTGCCCGAACGAATGGTCGTGGGACGACTCGGAAAAGGTTTGCACCGCACCCGCCGACTACGACGGACCCTGTGAGAAGCGCAAAAGCTTCGACGATATGGACAGCAAGGCGCGTGAGGACTACGCATGGCGCTGCCATGCGAGCTGGCCCTGCATGAACGATACGCCGATCGACGACTCAAAGCTGTGCCCATTGGAGTGGACCAAAGTCGCCTCCACTGTCTGCATAGCCCCGACT AGTTACGATGGAGTGTGCTCCCCAATCGCATCCTTTCAAGGCCTCAGCGTGCTGGAGAAACTGAAGCTCGAGCACCTCTGCAGCATCAGGTGGCCCCGTCTCACGCCCGAATATGCAAACCAGTCCGATATCGGAGCTACTGCGGGCTACGCAGCAGCCGGCAGCTCCAGCTGGCCGAGCGGAACCATCGACGAAACAGGCGCCATGGTGCCACTTGACTCCTGA
- a CDS encoding protein kinase domain containing protein, putative, with protein MLQLNWGAGEPAAAASSQATTTIKPRRGDITVVKGYALLGTLGVGSFGKVRLGIHCETGRRVAVKIIQKGQTVRAGVLNKLAREIRAMSGLRHPHVIHVHELIDTPTTVFIVMEYVEGGELFDYISQNSRLNEPEAVRIMRQILSAVHFCHSKMICHRDIKPENVLLDGNMDVKLGDFGLSNSMRYGTCLKTPCGSPNYASPEVICGKSYSGPEVDVWSCGIIFYVLLCGCLPFDDDEMSILFMKIKLGKYHEPPHLSESAKSLLRRMIDVNPVSRITMKEILMHPWFVGCTIDGSGPNAATYISGFSSPALTFYRNYRTDSGENEPILLEKPEDDDLEPASAVTLKCSRFKPRWYIGLPGFKSESQCVTVLTETLKELDYQWRFEPGYKVFCKRENSPQHKLQPQFAMQLYKMKYMSYLLDIQMKTGELMPIMNEGIRLVEALKRKLNMSTLLS; from the exons ATGTTGCAGCTTAACTGGGGTGCTGGCGAACcagccgccgcagccaGCTCCCAGGCTACAACGACGATAAAGCCGCGGCGGGGCGATATCACAGTAGTGAAAGGGTACGCGCTCCTGGGTACTCTTGGAGTGGGCTCCTTCGGGAAGGTGCGCC TCGGAATCCACTGCGAAACCGGGCGACGTGTCGCTGTGAAGATCATACAAAAAGGGCAGACCGTGAGAGCCGGAGTTCTCAACAAGTTAGCTCGAGAAATCCGAGCTATGTCCGGCTTGCGTCACCCGCATGTAATACACGTACATGAACTGATCGACACACCAACGACTGTGTTTATCGTCATGGAGTACGTTGAAG GAGGTGAACTCTTCGACTACATATCGCAAAACTCGCGCTTGAACGAACCGGAGGCGGTTCGCATCATGCGGCAGATCCTCTCTGCAGTGCACTTCTGCCACAGCAAAATG ATTTGCCACCGAGACATCAAGCCGGAAAACGTACTGCTCGACGGAAACATGGACGTCAAGCTTGGAGACTTCGGACTCTCGAACTCTATGCG CTACGGGACGTGCCTGAAGACACCCTGCGGATCCCCCAACTACGCATCGCCAGAAGTAATTTGTGGCAAGAGCTATTCGGGACCAGAGGTAGACGTATGGTCCTGTGGCATCATATTCTACGTGCTCCTCTGCGGGTGCCTGCCcttcgacgatgacgaaATGTCAATACTCTTCATGAAGATCAAGTTGGGCAAATATCACGAGCCTCCGCACCTGTCGGAAAGTGCAAAGTCCCTCCTAAGGCGCATGATCGACGTCAATCCCGTTTCACGGATTACCATGAAGGAGATCCT GATGCATCCGTGGTTCGTCGGCTGTACAATCGACGGGAGCGGCCCAAACGCGGCCACATACATCTCCGGATTTAGCAGCCCGGCACTCACTTTTTATCGCAACTACCGCACGGACTCCGGCGAAAACGAGCCGATCCTACTAGAAAAGCCAGAAGACGATGACCTGGAACCCGCAAGCGCCGTGACGCTAAAGTGCAGCCGCTTCAAACCGCGATGGTACATAGGGCTCCCCGGCTTTAAATCGGAATCCCAGTGTGTTACTGTG CTCACAGAAACCTTGAAAGAGCTAGATTACCAGTGGAGATTCGAGCCCGGGTACAAAGTCTTTTGCAAGCGAGAAAATTCGCCACAACACAAGCTGCAGCCACAGTTTGCAATGCAGCTGTACAAAATGAAGTACATGAGCTACCTACTAGACATACAAATGAAGACCGGCGAACTTATGCCGATAATGAACGAAGGAATTCGGCTTGTTGAGGCGCTAAAGCGTAAACTCAATATGTCAACACTGCTAAGTTAA